The Lactuca sativa cultivar Salinas chromosome 2, Lsat_Salinas_v11, whole genome shotgun sequence genome includes the window cttcgggtgtcggggttgatatcggggcttcggtgGTATTTCTCGCAAAGCagaagaaagaaaaaggggtGAAATAATGGAAATTAGCAAAAAAGATCGGCAGccctcgagttctatttataggggctgaaccccgatttacgttgggcgtactctaagagtacattgggcgtactctgTTGtcgacatgtacgctgggcgtactgggtgGATTAGACCGGATGCGTCACGACTTCGGATAAGCTccgaattaatatttttatttatttattttatttctttaaaaacttcagaaattcataacttctgcatacgagctccgtttttaacgttctttatatccacgtgtaggtgagactatggtctataactttcatttagactctgtcagctaattttgactttatttttattatattatttttagtaggccgggataagaaaactccgttagaaattcataacttattcatctaacgtccgttttcgtctgtctttcctctgttgcactactatcaacgagatcttcgattcacgtttagattgtttcggccaaatatcactcgatctcaattTCGATATTTGAGGttcataccgctaagtcgaaacttagaaaaaacataacttcctcatatgaaatcagatttagacgttctttatatagacgctctcggtttaacgtattctacgactttcgtttaaatCATTAatgctaaatattgctctatcgtaaattcactatttacgtcgtgctagttctgtcgcgaaactttgacagatcataacttcttcgttataactcgaatttcggtattctttatattttcggaaaccttgCCACGACCACTACATCTTCATATATCGATATTggttttatctaacattttatttttacgcttatttttattcttaattcatttaagccatacaattaagcataaaacacataatactcaactaatacattcttattatttcaaaatgagttacaaaggttaacctagactattacatcaacattaatgcctagcctagaaacacgggcgttacacgcACTGAGCAAGTGATTTTTTGGAGCTCCAAgagagctggattgtccacttgatgtagagatagcggatgataggaccaTTCGGGTTGCGAGGGTTCACCGGGGATGTACACTGCAGTTGTTTGATGAGAAGTTTTCCGTTGATTTAGTCCCTATTCCCTtgtgagggaataaggttatcgtggttatggactggttgagcctcaATCGGGTGATGATTGACTGTGAGTAGTAGCTAGTATGagttaggaccccaagtgggggacggttggtgattcagggcgagaggccgcaaCATAGGTTGACTTTGTGTTTAGCAGTGAGAGTTAAACGCTAAGTTTAGCAGGGTTGtgcaggttatgtcgcctatgttattgATACCAGGGATAAGGGTAATTCGACCGTGCATGACGTATCGATCGTACGGGAGTACccagatgtgttcccagaggaacCTCCGGAGaaacaggtagagttcaggattgacctagttcctggtatggctctgatagccaaggcaccatatcggttagctCCTCCCAAGATGCACGAGTTGTCTACAagctgcaggagctattagacatAGGACTTATCAGGCCaggcagttcgccatggggagccccgatcctgtttgtgaagaagaaggatgggttgcattggatgtgtatagattaccgagagctgaataaggtgacggtgaagaactgttatcccctcccgaggattgGAAATtgatttgaccagcttcagggtgcatcttggttctccaaaattAATCTGTgatcgggttatcaccagatgcgagtcaaGGACGACGATGTATAGAAGACTGACTTTcggactcattatggtcattatgagttcatggtgatgccgtttggactcaccaatgctcctgtcgtgttcatggatctcatgaaccgcatgtgcagactaatgttggatcggtctgtgatagtcttcatcgatgatattttggtttactccaagactcaggagcagcacgaggagcgtTTGAGGAAGgtgctggagacactgaggagggagagactttttgcaaagttctccaaatatgagttttggttgcacgaggtgcggtttctggggcaccttgtcaaccataagggtattctggtcgattcggccaatgtaaaggttgtgatgcagtgagaggttccgaggtctctatCAGAGATCCGGATTTTTCTTGGTCTGATGGGTtgttatcggagattcatctaggatttctccaatatTGTTGTTCCATTggcccgactgaccaagaagttcgTGACATTCTgttggggcctgagcagcaggcagctttcgagactctcagacagcggttgtgcgaggcaccgattctgatCTTGCCGGAGGTTCATGGTTTACTGTGATGTTTCGATCACAGGAATGGGTGCAGTACTGATGCAACGGAGTCGCGTGATTGCATACGcgtcgagacagttgaagcctcatgaggcgaactatctgacgcatgatctggagctgggggttgtagttttcgccctcaagatttggcgacactacctctatcGGGTTCGTTTTACCATTTAcaaggaccacaagagtttgaagtacgtGATGGATTAGTTGTATCTGAACATGATGCAGCTTCgttggttggacgtggtaaaggaatACGACTgtaagatcctttatcacccggggaaggccaatatggtgaTCGATGTTATTAGCTGCAAGGTGGTTGCGGCTTCGAATTTTTGTTTACTCCAATGTGTTTGACGGAAATTAGGGATTTGTCAGGTTTGGAGGGATTAATTgatcaataaaagtcaaaaaaaaaaaaaaaaaaaaaaattaaaattttgtttactccaaaattttcaaattttcaaatattataccaaaaatgtttatattttcaaattttcaaaatttcaaattacaaattcttttattttctaattttgaagtacttatttttcttaaaatatattaatcttggattaattttaatatattattaataatcTATAGTCTCCGATTAATCACCGTCAAGACCAATAAATCTCTTAACACCAATCGACCGTCGAGTTACCGTCGAATGATTTTAAACcttagtgtgtatatatatatatatatatatatatatatatatatatatatatatatatatatatatatatatatatatatatatatatatatatatatatatatatatatatatatatatgatgtcatTTTGTATCTTGATATATAAAATAGGGCTATTAAACCTAATTTAATGGGATGGTCGATCTCATTTTACAACATGGATACGTGTTGCCTTTTAGCTGGGTATGGATATCATTAGATACATGATGGGTACTCTCCATGTTTGAGTTGTGCTTTGGCATTAATATCTACAAATAAAAATTCTTATATTATTTAATATGAAAACCTCATATAAATGGTAAATTTGTGACGATActttttttcatttcatttttcaGTGAGGGAAATTAGAAGAAACAGTGTGAAATTTATCACATCTTTTTCATATATGAATTATGAGTTTTGTGAAAACACTGAAGGCCATCATAGATTTCTTTCATCTTCGAAAAAATAACCCCCCAAAAATTAGGAAccgtgttttttgtttttttgtttttcaaaaaaagtGTTAAAATATTGACAAACATCACTTAATTTAATGTTTAGCAACTTATCTTAGTGGGCTCGTCAAGAGCTTTAGCCAAGGCATTCTTAGCACCATAGCAAGAGATGAGAGGAGAGAGAAAATGAAATGGTAAGTTTTGATTGGgtggtttttgtttttttttttaaattaaaataaaatctattaaaCTAACAcaccatattttttatttttttttacaattttgatgCTATCACTTATTGTAGCCTATATGGCATGAAAAAAATCTGAGATGCCAACATACTAAATATGTTACCACTCCCATCAGCCTTAGAAATTACATCGGAGATTAAGAGTGTTGAAAACTCACTTTTAGAAGAGTAAATATGTTCGATTTTGTTTTCAGGGttagatttttttaataaataattccTGGTTTAAAAGTGACTTTTGCAATATCGATGTGAACCAGATTTTTCTACTTTTTTTCTATAAACTTCTTGTGCCAAAAGCTCAAACCAATAATCAGGAAAGAAATTATAAGAAGAAACTAACCACAATGTCCTGAAAACCAAATTTCTTATTAATGCAGTTTATTCCTAAATATAGAAAGAATAGACACCTCTAATTTTCGTGGTCAAAATTTAGTTTTCTCATTTTTACTGTTTTGATCCCTAGACTAATCCTTTGTTTACAAATTAGACCTTAAACTTATAGTTTTAAGCCATTTTATTTTACCTATATAATCTCCACCACCGTTGCTTACAAATTATATTCAATTGTTGGAAGGTTGAAAGTCAAACCTTCTTTTTGTTTTAAATGGAACTTTTCTAACAAGGGTTACAAAGCCAATTTTTGCATACCGACTAATCATTCACTGTGAACATGAGGTTATGATTTATGTCATGGAGTCACTGCAAACGAACCTCCATAATCATAAGGGTTAAGTAGTGTCACGATTTGAATATAGGTTAATAGGTTATCTACCATATCTTCCATATGTCTTACCAAGTCACTACAACCAAATGATTAAAAGTCAAACCTCTTTATTAAACTGAAAAATAAAAACTATGAATAGATTACTCGTATCCAACAAAACCTTTCGAGTCACCAAACCAAACATCTAAAAGTTTACCAAACTTTTCTTTTGGGGATTGATTATTCTATTTAAAATATCGATTCGCACATCCACATAAAATACATCATGTTAGCTATTGTACAAATcaataaaacatatattttataTGGATAAATCAAAATCTTAAATGTAAAATCATCTTTCTTTATATCTACCAAAAGGTCCAAAACTCTCTTCGCCCACTCCAAACTACATACAAAGTTACAAACCTTATATACACATGCTTTGGCTAATGCTAAAACAATGTTCATTGAACTTCTCTTTTACTAAGTTGGTTTTCTTCATCTTTTGtcctatttttaaaattttttgcagttgcatttttattaaaattattttgtTAACTATGCGTAAAGTGTCATAATCCAAACCAACTTTGGTCATTTTGGGTAGGCTTATATAAAAATGGTGTGATTGTATAATTTATATGTTCAAGGTCGGTCATGAAGAATTAAATTTTTTCAAAGGCTTAGGCCGAGCTAAAAAAAAGATCTTTATCgttattataaatttttatttttaaataagatatataaaatatataataaaaaaattagacCTAATTGTACGGTAGAAATTGCTAGTATTGTACAATGTATGGTAAAAATGAAGTTTTTGACTTAAATATagttattaaaaaatatatttatcaatctagtataattttaaaaatatttatcaaatTAGTATTTGTctatttttcttgtatttttcaaattttcttattgtttttattttattttaaatatcaagtttttttattttagttttttattgttttctttttatttttttaaatatcagTCTTTTTAATTTCagctttttttttcttattttaataTATGTTTAACATAATATAGAAAAAAATACATAACTTCAAGCATGATCGGCAATTACAAATAAGATGCTTTAATGAATTACATTATTATAATTGATTATCAACATCTATCATAAAAAAAATACCATAAAAATTAGAATTTTCTCATTCAGCTAGAAATCTTTGTAATAGTTATACAATGTTTCATTTTTAATTGACATAAAACATCTATGTTAAACGTATATTAAAATCAATAAAATGACCTTCTAATAAATTATGTTAGTCACTgtgatttatgatttttttacTACGATTAAATTTAAAGTGAAATTAATATTATGATGATAAAGTGAATTAGAGATGACGATAATTAATtataacaaataaaattaaatcgTTCAATTTTATCGTTTCAGTGATGAAACATTATATCACTATTATAAAAAAATTTAGCGGAATGAGAAAACTCTACTTTTCATTGGACTTTTTATATGACAATGACAATATATAATTAGTGTTGTAAACAAACTGAACGTTCGACAACTTATTTGTTAACCGTTCGGCGGGAAGTTCGgttatgtttgtttatttaataaatgaatgaaCATGAACACAAATTCACGTTCGTTTAGTTAatcgaacgaacatgaacaatggttTCGTTCATTCAACTATTTCCATGAATTTCTTTTATGTTGTTCGATTACATTCGTTTATGTTTGTTCATATAAGTTCTTTTTATGTTAATATGTGTTTAATATTgtttgattacattactatattatatgttcaCATATGTTCAATTATATTTGTTTATCTTTGTTAATTTATGTTATTTCGTTTAGCATGTTCACGTACATAAACGAACgaatattaataatataatttgttAAACGAACTAACATGAACAAGAAAAGTCGTTCGTTTATCTGTTAGTGTTCATTCATTTTGTTTGGCTAACTTAAACGAATGAACATGAACAAGCCCTCGTTCGTGTGCGTTCGTTTCGCTTACAGCCTTAATTATAATAGTGTAATTCATTAAAGCGTCTTATTTTTAATTGACGATAATACATGAAATtatgtgttttttgttttttatacaatgttaaaatatataaagaaaagaaaaaaaaaacaaaataaagaaaacaaaaactaatgtttgaaaaaaataaaaaaagacagtaaaaacctaaaaaatacaaaaaaataaaaaataaaaaataaaaataaaaaaactgatatttaaaataaaataaaaacatttaggaaaactgaaaaatacaaaaaaaaaaataagaagaagaaaaacactagTTCGGTAAATATTTTTGAAACTATATTAGATTGACAAATATTTTAGAAACAATATTAGATtggtaaaaaaaatcaataaccctattttagtaataataataataataataaactaggTAAAAATGACATTATAAACGGACAAAATGATTAAGtagtaatttattttaaaatgttttaatttggtcaTTCAAATAACAATCTATAAAATGGTAAAGATGAACATATGTGCAAAATGAGAAGAGGGTTGTAACATTAGGACAGAATAAAATTTAATGACTCAATTGCTCTTAAAAATGGAGTGACCAAACCAAACATTCAAAAACTTATTTAATAATTGTCACCTTTTCCGAAATGATATAACCAACTCTATTCATGAGTTAAGCATTTCAAATGATTAGTATTTTCTGAATATATGATATAAAACTTTTTAAGTTAAACCATATATTTAGATATGACAAATAGTATGGGGTTTATTGGTTTACGATATAAATTTTACATCCAATAATTTTGCGTAGAACTCATTTAATTATATCTCAATCCACTTATTTGAGGTCAATGGAACCATATCGATTCTATTGAATATTAGATTTAGTTAGTTATATCCATTGAATATTCACTATTTGCAATCTAATATATTGGATTGGATCCATCCAAATTCTATTCGAGTTGTATTTGACAAACCAATTTATAAGCTAACATATCAACAAGCTATTTTAAGTTAAATTATCAATAAGCTATTTTATAAACTACAATcaattatttttgttaaattatcAATAAGCTATTTTATAAACTACAATCAattatttttatggtttttttaaaCGTTAAATTACAATATCCTAACTTATTTTTGCCAAGAAAAAAACCCAacgtaattattattatttttttttctaaaattttctttacaggcatttaacttatataaatgtataaattaataaatatatttactatattattaaatatattgtctttttcttgaaaattaagaggtacaaTAGGTATTACCTTATGTACAATAATATTAAGCTTATAACCACATCGTATACGTATTACACGGTATTACCTTACCCTAATCTCCTAAACACACAACAGCCGCCATCAAACCAATTTTCATCCGTCTCTGTTTATCTCTTCACCTCCACGACGTTAGGTCCCTGACTCCGGCAACATCACACACAACCAGCGGACCACCACCTGTCTCTACCTTTTTCGTCACTATTGTCCGCCACTTCTGTTTTCTGTCAAGACGAGTAGCCTTAACCCTATCCCGCTGCCACGATCAACCACCTTTCCGTTCGATTCTTAGCAAACCATAACGATCGGATACAAAATGGGATCTGGAATTTGTGACTAGCATGCAACGATTTGGGGGAAACTCCGGTGTGTTAGTGTGTTCACGCTTATACGATTTGTTTTGTTgtataacaaatataaacttgAATCGATTTATTTACTTCTATGTGCTATTTGACTTGATCGATAGCTATCAAAATCGGTATCGCCATTTTTCATTGTTTATTCATagacttagtaatggattagggcATTTTTCATCTTGTGCTTTAGCTCCAGTCCAAGCTATGAATTTGAATCATGGAAAAATGAAGTATGATTGGTGGGGAAAACATCCGATCTGTATAAACTCATAGCCCTTAACTTTAGGCGAGCAACCGCTAATTATATCAATAAAAGTCTACTCATTTCATGGGTATGTCTTTGTTTTTTCGATGTGTTGTGTAAGTTATCTTAAtaccaaagggcttctagcccagcggtatcaggtggtgccctccctctttgaggtcgagggttcaagtcccgtcgtggacataggtggaattaGGTGTTaatttaggagtagattagtatatttgtattttccggttcaaaaaaaaaaatacattctaaaaactttgTTCATTTCTCTCTATTCTATATGTGTGTCgaatttgttcatatatatagTGAATTGATCTTTTATCAATCTAATTCATTTTAAGATTCATGAGTTAGAGTTGCTTGTGAAGGTTTGTGTGCGTGTATATAAGTAACATTTGCCTCATTTCTAGACATGTATGTTTATTCTCATATACTCATATTTATATGGGCAATAGTCTCTTTAAGGTCATGGGGAGATTTATTGGTATTCTAGTTTGTTGGATTTTGAGTACAAAATTAACCATGCTTGCTGGTATGGTTGCTCATCCAGTGTTGAAAGGCCCAAGTATGGTCCAGGAGTTAATCATTGGATCGGTGCTTGGGTTAGGTTGTGATTTGTTCTTTAATCTTAGAtacttttttttatctttctcataaataattatattctattttttttatgtcATTTGTAGCTTTGAGTATCAACTGAGGGTTACTTTGGGACCTGCTGGATCCTTGATGTTGACATCCCGAATCAGAAATACAAATATTGATGGAAATCCATTTACTTTTACATTTGCATATCACACCTATTTCTCTATTTCTCTGGTGTGTTGGTGTGTTCATGTAAATCGTTGTTAGTAATATTAATTTGTGACACAGGTGATGTTTTCTGAAGAGGATGAGAAGAGGCCAGTCAATGCTCCTTTAGTTGATTGGAGATTGTTTTGTTGTTGCAGTCAATCACTTGCGCTCATTTGTTCCAACAATTTACAATTGTACAGTGGCAATTCCTAAAAATGAGCCATTGCTAACAATCTTGAGAATGTTCAGAGGAAGATCTTCTACGGTAAACCCGTTACACTTTACAAACACCTTAAGTTGTTTCCTCCAAGGTTATTCTTAGAGAAACATTTTcttaaagaaaatttttttgatGAAACCCTAAGAGGGGTGTTTGGTGAACTAATTCATGTCAAGATACCCGTTGACATACGATGTGGATTTGTTCACAGGTTTAGCTATTAACTAAATGAAAGTACGTTGCCATTTTGATGAGAAGCGATTTTGTCTTATGCATAAACCTTATTTGATGAGCTTTTGTAGGGAGTTCTCTTTGGGAAATTTCCAAACTAGGTAATTATAAAATATGTCTGCAAAGGTATTAGACATCATTGAAGGTACGTGAATTTGATGGTCATGAAAGTAAATTGTGAATCTTGAGTTTGAGTATTAATGAAATACATTAGGATCCATTTAAACCTCTTAAACCTCTCCAAGTTTGTGAAGTACCTCTTCAAATATGTTTATAAGGGTCATGAcaaacaagttatccatattgaTAAAGACCAAGAAAATATTGTTATTAATGAGATACGAAAGTTTCAAGATGCACGTTATGTATCCCCTCCTGAGGGATTATGGTGAGTTTTCAGCTTTCCTCTTTCACAAATCCACCCTTGTGTGATGGCCTTGCAAATGCATCTCCCGAATCAACAATTGGTTAAGTTCAAAGATGGTGACAGAATGGAAGACATTGTTGATAGGGAGAAAGGACAATGAAGAGGTTATCGTGAGGTGTAAGAAGATTATTCTATAAATGCATCTCCCGAATCAACAGTGATTACGACCTTCCAAATGTCAGTGCACACATCGATATACAATCAAGAGGTTATCGTGAGGTGTAAGAAGATTACTCTATAAATATGGAATATGAAGACTTACATGCGCGAGACTCTCTCAACACCAGAAGTTTGCATATGATGAGATAATGAGGCATGTGGATGAAAATATTTCGGGTGTGTTCTTCATAGATGGTCCCGGTGGAACTGGAAAAACATTTTTGTACAAAGTTTTGTTAGCTAATATTCATGCCAGTGGTCTTATTGCACTTACAACTGCTACGTCAAGTGTTGTGGCTAACAACATGTCACGAGGGACAACAACTCATTCACGATTTGGGATTCCCCTCAATCTTGATAATAACTCGATGTGCAAGATCACAAAACAAAGCGGGAAGGCTCAGCTACTTCGCGAGGCAAAGGTAATCATATGGGATGAAGCAGCAATGGCTAAGAGGCAGGCAGTAGAAACAGTTGATCGGACAATGCAAGACATCGCAGATGAGAAGCTCCCTTTCGGTGGAAAGATAATGGTTATGTGAAGTGACTTTAGACAAGTGTTGTTGGTCGTGAGACGTGGCACTCGAGCACAAATTGTGGACTCTAGCTTACGAATGTCACCTCTATGGGCTTCAATTAAAAGGCTTCGAATTAAATATCAACATGAGAGCGGTAATGACCCAtggttttttgattttttattacgAGTCGGTGATGGAAAGGAGGAAACATTGGACGAGACCTTTATTCATATACTTGATAACATGTTCATTCCATACATTGATGAAACTACTTCAGTAAATGCTCTGATTGATGCAATATTTCCTTCTTTGCAATCCAACGGCACCGATTCAAAATTTATCATTTCGAGGGCGATATTGTCAACTAAAAATGAAAGTGTTGATAAGATTAATAATAAGTTGATCGAACGATTTTCTTGCGAGCAAAAAGTTTACTATAGTTTTGATGAAGCGGAAGATGACAAAAATAACTTATATCCGATGGAATATTTGAACTCGCTAAATGTTAGTGGTATACCCCCTTCATTATCTTCGGTTAAAAACTGGGTGCCCAATAATACTTTTGTGAAATATCGATTCCTCAAATGGGTTAAGTAATGGCACCAGATTGATATGTCGAGCTTTGCAACAAAATGTCTTTGATGCAGAGATAATTGTTGGTCAACATGCTGGAAAAAGAGTGTTTTTACCAAAAATTTCTCTATGTTCGTCTGACGATGAGATATTCCCATTCAAACTAAAGAGAAAGCAGTTTCCAATTCAACTTAGTTTCTCTATGACAATCAATAAAGCTTAAGGACAAACAATTCCAAACGTAGGTGTTTATCTACCAGAATCGGTATTCTCACATGGC containing:
- the LOC111920096 gene encoding uncharacterized protein LOC111920096 → MSPLWASIKRLRIKYQHESGNDPWFFDFLLRVGDGKEETLDETFIHILDNMFIPYIDETTSVNALIDAIFPSLQSNGTDSKFIISRAILSTKNESVDKINNKLIERFSCEQKVYYSFDEAEDDKNNLYPMEYLNSLNVSGIPPSLSSVKNWVPNNTFVKYRFLKWVK